Proteins found in one Crassostrea angulata isolate pt1a10 chromosome 3, ASM2561291v2, whole genome shotgun sequence genomic segment:
- the LOC128175827 gene encoding MATH and LRR domain-containing protein PFE0570w-like, with protein sequence MRTDVLSRRTLDPTLQQQGSGLNVMYPSYFDHQGKDKSEDKRRIIQEKVLVKHRYEQEKQNSFERHLVDSERRKGQRKIHGSDPKNISFDFRDSYQFENHRHYGTESARELHTFERMYDPDEEARRSQSSFGHLQSPRSGSSQVYDPQVDLYEKLSALKVPKINTQRVPGFSSYAQKFRKDSIMRSNNSSRSTMLSNSTVNSNMSSRNNSGRSRDLISPSRIPRRQRDITSETSLKSTESRGLHSVDSYNSRQGSIYSPLKTNERYNEWNDYSIPEGDLPDLIDGEIQELQKTKGALQAAKGARGTIQVTLKSDEKSKDKAKPSNNSKTGNKKSKKATTEQSTPKENEKSVNDAQHEEVGSSKQIQNSQDIGNIKHSHKVTRGVAQTKETVNLQESVNDSKVQYNQKKRPNKSETREKTKEKSSKTPNDNLTESARPSQTTKEKGKSGESSKVPAPNKDKLNKSQDIEKEIAKVQEDYLSHRAANNKQKQQSEKATTSNNKGNTTKPSKQQLSTDSKTSAVKTGQIPEYKGEKTKAKTGDTSKKDSNQEKETSDSKPKKGILRKTSSFKVIGNSDQYFGYMSMTDGVAGEKKEVKRVRYHADHYPEVRPISA encoded by the coding sequence ATGAGGACGGATGTATTAAGCAGAAGAACCTTGGATCCCACTCTGCAACAGCAAGGTAGTGGCCTTAATGTGATGTATCCCTCATACTTCGATCATCAGGGTAAGGACAAGTCTGAAGACAAACGACGAATCATCCAAGAAAAAGTGCTTGTGAAACATCGATATGAACAGGAAAAACAGAATTCATTTGAAAGGCATCTGGTCGACTCGGAACGCCGGAAAGGTCAGAGAAAAATTCATGGAAGCGATCCCAAGAATATAAGTTTTGATTTTCGGGACAGTTACCAGTTTGAAAATCATCGCCATTACGGAACAGAGAGCGCCAGAGAACTTCATACTTTTGAGCGGATGTACGACCCGGATGAAGAGGCAAGACGAAGTCAGAGTAGTTTCGGTCACCTTCAGTCCCCGAGGTCAGGGAGCTCCCAAGTGTACGATCCCCAGGTCGATCTTTATGAAAAACTAAGCGCTTTGAAGGTTCCAAAGATCAACACACAACGGGTACCGGGATTCAGTAGTTATGCCCAGAAATTTCGCAAAGACAGTATAATGAGATCGAATAATTCTAGTCGGTCAACAATGTTATCCAACAGTACTGTAAATAGCAATATGTCCTCCAGAAACAACAGCGGACGGTCAAGAGACTTGATAAGTCCCTCCCGCATACCCCGGCGGCAGAGGGACATCACTTCGGAAACTTCATTGAAGTCTACTGAGAGTAGGGGCTTACATTCCGTCGATTCTTATAACTCCCGGCAGGGTTCGATTTATTCTCCTCTGAAAACTAATGAGCGATACAACGAGTGGAATGATTATTCGATACCGGAAGGGGATCTTCCGGATCTAATTGATGGCGAGATTCAAGAACTGCAGAAAACCAAAGGAGCGCTACAGGCCGCGAAAGGTGCACGAGGGACGATCCAGGTTACTCTAAAGTCTGATGAAAAATCCAAAGACAAAGCCAAGCCCTCAAACAATTCTAAAACTGGAAATAAGAAATCTAAGAAAGCTACGACGGAACAAAGCACGCCCAAAGAAAACGAAAAGAGTGTAAATGATGCTCAACACGAGGAAGTAGGTAGTTCCAAACAAATTCAAAACTCACAGGACATTGGtaacattaaacattctcataaAGTAACTCGTGGTGTTGCTCAAACTAAAGAAACTGTTAACTTGCAAGAGTCTGTGAACGATTCGAAGGTGCAATATAACCAGAAGAAAAGGCCAAACAAGTCAGAAACCAGAGAAAAGACGAAAGAGAAAAGTTCTAAAACACCGAACGACAACTTGACAGAGAGCGCGCGACCGTCGCAGACGACAAAAGAAAAGGGAAAATCTGGAGAAAGTTCGAAAGTACCTGCACCAAACAAAGATAAGTTGAACAAAAGTCAAGATATAGAAAAAGAAATCGCTAAAGTCCAGGAGGACTATCTCTCGCATCGCGCCGCTAACAACAAACAGAAACAACAGTCAGAAAAGGCGACAACATCGAACAACAAGGGCAATACAACGAAACCTTCGAAACAACAACTTTCCACTGACTCAAAAACTAGTGCGGTCAAAACTGGCCAAATCCCTGAGTATAAAGGGGAAAAGACAAAAGCCAAGACGGGCGATACATCTAAAAAGGACAGCAACCAGGAGAAAGAAACGTCAGATTCTAAACCAAAGAAGGGAATTCTAAGGAAGACTAGTTCCTTTAAAGTGATAGGAAACTCGGACCAGTATTTCGGATATATGTCGATGACGGACGGTGTAGCAGGAGAGAAAAAGGAAGTGAAGCGCGTACGATACCATGCCGATCACTACCCTGAAGTTCGCCCTATAAGTGCGTGA